The genomic DNA CATTATTTCTATCTTTATATTTGTATTTAAAGAAAAATAAAAAATTTTGAAAATTTATTCGTTTCTCGATGAATTTTATTCTTCTATTCCATGTATTTTAACTATTGGAATTTTTGATGGAGTTCATTTGGGGCATAAAAAAATAATTCAAAATTTAGTATTTGAATCTAGAAAAAAATTTTCTTCAGTTTTAATTACATTTAATCCACATCCTAAAGAGATACTTACTTCAAAAAGTAAGTTTTATTATCTTAATACTATAAGAGAAAAAATATTTTTTTTAAAAAAAAATGGGGTAGAAAATTTAATTATCCACCCGTTTACCAAAAAATTTTCAAAATTAAAAATGAAAGATTTTTTTTACTTATTTTTAAATACTAAATTTTGTATAAAAAAAATTATTATAGGATATGATTTTCATATAGGAAGTGATAGAAATCAATCTTTAAAAAGATTAAAAAATTTATCAGAAATTTTTCATTTTAAATTTGAAATAATATCTCCTTATAAAATGGATAATGAAATTATTAGTTCAACTAAAATAAAAAATTCTATTATTATAGGAAATATAGAATGGGCTAATAAAGCGTTAGGATATTTTTATACATTATCTGGATATATTATAAAAGGTAAAGGAATAGGTAAGATTATCGATTTTCCAACATCTAATATAACAATTGATCCAAAAAAATTAATCCCAAAAAAAGGAGTTTATGCAGTAAAAATTCGTTATAAAAATAATTATTATGATGGTATGATGAATATTGGAACTAATCCTACTATTGATTATAATAATCAAATTAAAATAGAAACAAATATATTTAATTTTTCAAAAAATATTTATGGAGAAAAAATTGATATTTTAATTATTAAAATGATCCGTGAAGAAATTAAATTTTCTTCAATAGAAGAATTAAAAATTCAAATTATAAAAGATAAAAAAGTTATTGTAAAATTTTTTAAAAAAATTTTTCAAAACTTATAGAAATATGAATAAAACTAATTTATCTAAAATATTTAGATTATGTGTAAAAAAAATTAGTTGTAATAAAAAATGTATTTTTTTATTACAAGATTATTATTTTTTAAATATTATTTCAAAAAAAAAAAATGATTTAGATAAAAAATTTATCATAGAAAATTCAAAATTTTTTACAATCAAACAATTTATAGAATTTTCTTCTGGATTAAAAAGTATAAATCAAAATGATATATTATTAAATTTTTTTTCTATTATAGAAAAAAAAGATAAAAAATATTTTAAAAGATTTACGGAATGGATACCAGGTATATTAAATAATTTTCAAAATATAGATATAAACCTGGTTGATATAAAAAATTTTTTTCAATCTGTTATTACAGAAGAATTGATAAAAAATTATTATGAAATTTCTAAAAAAAAAAAATCAATTTTTTTAAAAAAAATTCAAAAATATTATTTTGAATTTAAATCATTTTTATTAAAAAAAAATATTACTTATAACGGATTATTATTAAAAAAAAGTATTCAGAATATTGATATAATATTTCCAAAAAAATTTAGTAAAATTATTTTTCTTAATAAAAAAAATTCAATTTTAAATACATGGGAAGAAAATTTTATAGAAAAAATTAATTCTAATAAAAAAATAATTTTTTATCAAATTCCAAATCAAAAATTAATATCTAAAACTTTTAAAATCAATAAAAATAAATATTTTAAAAATTTAAAAATTATTAATGTTAACAATGAAATAGAACAAGTTAAAATAATAGAAAAAATAATAGAAAAATTTTCAAACAATAAGTGTATAAAAAAAATTTTACTAATATTAGGAGATAATCATTTATTAATTCCTATTATTAATTTAACAAATAATAAAAAAATAAATATATCATTTAATATAAATTATCCATTTAAAATTATCCCTATTCATTATACTTTTATTTCCATATTTAATTTTTTACTGAATAAAAATAAATTATTTAATAAAAAATTTGTAAAAAATGATATAATTAAATTTTTATCAAATGGATACATTCAAAAATTTTTTTCAAAAACAAAATTTTTATTAAATAAGTTGAATAAAAAATATCATACTCACTACATATCATTTAATTTAATAAAAAAATTTTTGATAAAAACTGATATCGAAATAATATTTCAAATAAATACAAATAAAATTTACTCTATTTTAAATGGTCTCCTAAGTTTTATAAGAAAATTAAAAAATTTTCTTATAAAAAACTATAAAAAACATTTTATAGAATTAAAATTTATTTCTAAGATAGAGTATTATATACAAAAATTAAAAATTATATCCAGAAAAAAAACGTATTTATTTGATGGAATTAGAGATATATATAATATATATAATCAATTTGTAAATACAGAAAATATTAATTTTATTTATAATAAAATTTGTAAAAACTCTAATCAATATTTATTTATCAATGAATTTAAGGAATTAAAAAATTTTTTCGTAAAAAAATTTGATATTTCAATAATAACATCATTAAATGATGGAATCATTCCACCTAAAAAAAATATTGATTTATGGTCAAATAATCAATTAATAAATAATGAAAAATATTTTTTTTCATTTTTTAACAAAATATATACATCTTCTAAAAGAACATATGCGATATATAAAAGTAATCCTGATGAAATTAATTCAGGAGAAAAAAGTAATTTTCTTCGTCATATCATATATAAATTTAATACAAAAGTAAAAAAATATAATTTACCTTTTGCTCCCAATCAAAATGTAATAAATCCTATTTCAATAGAAAAAACAAATCTAATTAATAAAAGATTACACGAAATTTGTATGAATGGAATATCTCCTTCTTCTATACATTTATATAATTACGATCCTATATTATTTTATTATAATAAAATACTTAAAATTGAAAATTTTAAATCAAATTCTTATAAAACAAATATTGGAAATATTGTACATGGTATATTAAAAACATTATATATTTCTGAGATAGAAAGTTTTTTAACTTTAAAAAAAATTAAAAAAATAAAAGGAATTATCAATAATAAAATTATTGATTTTTTTTATAATAAAAAAAATATTTTTTCTTTTGAAGAAACATCAAAAATTACTATGTTTTTAATAGAGGATTATATAAAAAAATTTATTTTATTAGACGAAAAATTAATTAAAAAAGGAAATAAAATATTTATAAATAAAATAGAACAAAAATTTTCCACTTGTTTAAATATAAAAAAATCAAGAAATATTATATTACATGGAATAATAGACCGTGTAGATCAATATAATGGAATTAATAGAATTATTGATTATAAAATAGGAAAATTTCATTTAAAAGAAATAAATATATCAAATTATAATATTAAAAAAATTTTTGAACATCCTAAATATCATAATATAATGCAATTAATCTTTTATATTTACCTATGGTTTAAATATGATATAAAAAATCAAAAATCCCCGGTTGCGATTACAATTATATCTCCAAATAAAAATAATATAATATCAAAAATATTAATAAATTTTTTTGATGAAAAAAAACCATATATAATGTATAAAGATTATATAAAAAATTTTTTACCATTTCTTACTAAAAGAATAAAAAATATATTAGATGTAAAAAAATCCATAAAAGAAAATATCTAATGATTCAGTATATATTTCGTAATATAATTACCTACATCTTCAGTATTAGATGGATTACTTTTATTTATATCTTCTGTTGAAACTTTACATAAAATAGAATTTTTAACTGCTTGATATAATAAATTTTTTTCTTTATACATACCAAAATGGTTTAACATCATTCCAACTGACAAAATACATCCTATTGGATTGGCTATATTTTTACCTTTTGCTTCTGGATATGATCCATGTACAGGTTCAAACATAGATTTATGATTTTCTCCTATAGATGCAGATGGTAATAAGCCTAAAGATCCAGTTATTATACTAGATTCATCCGATAAAATATCTCCAAACATATTATCTGTTAATATAACATCAAATTGATTAGGTCTTGTAATAATTTGAATAGTTGCATTATCAATATATAAAAAATTTAATTTAACATTTGGATAATCTAAACTAACTTCATGTACAACTTTTCTCCATAATTTAGAAGTTTCTAATACATTTGATTTATCTACTAAAGTTAATTTTTTCTTTCTAACTAAAGAATTTTCAAACGCTATTTTTGCAATTCTTTCAATCTCTTTTTTAGAATAACTACAATAATCATATGCGTAATTTTCTGATCTACCTTTTTTACCAAAATAAATACCTCCTGTCAATTCTCTATAGATTAAAAAATCTGATTTATTTATATATTTTTTTTTTATTGGAGAATTATCAATTCCTGAAAAACAAATGATAGGACGTATATTACAATATAAATTCATTTTTTTTCTTAACTTCAATAATCCATCTTCAGGCCTCATTCCAGTTGGATAAGAATTGTATTTATTATCTCCTACGCACCCAAACAATACTGAATCTGATTTGATACAATCATTTATAGTTTTGTCTGTAATAGGATTATTTTCTTTATCTATAGATGCTCCTCCTACTAAAAATTTTTTATAATAAAATTTGTGACCATATTTTTTTGTAATCGCATTTAGTACCTTTAAAGCTTGTTTCATTATTTCAGGGCCAATCCCATCACCTTCTATAATAGCAATATATTTATTCATTTTATTAAAAAGATATTTTACGATTTTTTTCGAAATTAATTATATCATTTTTTATAGATAATAAGAAATCTATATCATCATAACCATTTAAAAAACAATTTTTTTTATATGGATGAATATAAAAATATTCATTTTCATTTGTTTCTATTATTGATATTATTTGGTTAAGTAAATCAACTTTTATTTTTATTTTATGATTTAATTTTATTAAATTAAATAATCTTTTTATAAAAGTTTTTGATATTTCTATGGTTAACAATCCATTATTTAATGCATTATCTTTAAATATATCTGCAAAAGAATTAGATATAACAACTTTGAAACCATAATCTAAAATTGCCCATACTGCATGTTCTCTACTTGATCCACATCCAAAGTTGTTTCCAGATAAAAGAATACTCCCATAAAATTTATCAAGATTTAATATAAAATTTTTTTCTTTTTTACGCCAATCTATAAAAAGGTATTTTCCATATCCTGTACGATCTACTTTTTTTAAATATCTAGATGGAATAATTTGATCTGTATCAATATTATTTATTTCAATAGGAACTATTGTACTTATTACAGTATTAAACTTTTCCATAAAGTATTTTGTGATTTTTAATATATTTATTAATATCTACTATTTTTCCTTCTATAGCTATAATAGCTGCAGTTAAAGGACTTACTAATAATGTACGTGAATTAGGGCCTTGTCTTCCTTCAAAGTTTCTATTAGAAGTAGAAACACAATATTTATATGGAGGTATTTTATCTTCATTCATTCCTAAACAAGCAGAACATCCAGGTTTACGAAATTCTAATCCAGATTCATTAAATATTATATCTAATCCTTCTTTTTTTACTTCATTTATGATTTTATTTGATC from Blattabacterium cuenoti includes the following:
- a CDS encoding bifunctional riboflavin kinase/FAD synthetase, which codes for MKIYSFLDEFYSSIPCILTIGIFDGVHLGHKKIIQNLVFESRKKFSSVLITFNPHPKEILTSKSKFYYLNTIREKIFFLKKNGVENLIIHPFTKKFSKLKMKDFFYLFLNTKFCIKKIIIGYDFHIGSDRNQSLKRLKNLSEIFHFKFEIISPYKMDNEIISSTKIKNSIIIGNIEWANKALGYFYTLSGYIIKGKGIGKIIDFPTSNITIDPKKLIPKKGVYAVKIRYKNNYYDGMMNIGTNPTIDYNNQIKIETNIFNFSKNIYGEKIDILIIKMIREEIKFSSIEELKIQIIKDKKVIVKFFKKIFQNL
- a CDS encoding PD-(D/E)XK nuclease family protein — protein: MNKTNLSKIFRLCVKKISCNKKCIFLLQDYYFLNIISKKKNDLDKKFIIENSKFFTIKQFIEFSSGLKSINQNDILLNFFSIIEKKDKKYFKRFTEWIPGILNNFQNIDINLVDIKNFFQSVITEELIKNYYEISKKKKSIFLKKIQKYYFEFKSFLLKKNITYNGLLLKKSIQNIDIIFPKKFSKIIFLNKKNSILNTWEENFIEKINSNKKIIFYQIPNQKLISKTFKINKNKYFKNLKIINVNNEIEQVKIIEKIIEKFSNNKCIKKILLILGDNHLLIPIINLTNNKKINISFNINYPFKIIPIHYTFISIFNFLLNKNKLFNKKFVKNDIIKFLSNGYIQKFFSKTKFLLNKLNKKYHTHYISFNLIKKFLIKTDIEIIFQINTNKIYSILNGLLSFIRKLKNFLIKNYKKHFIELKFISKIEYYIQKLKIISRKKTYLFDGIRDIYNIYNQFVNTENINFIYNKICKNSNQYLFINEFKELKNFFVKKFDISIITSLNDGIIPPKKNIDLWSNNQLINNEKYFFSFFNKIYTSSKRTYAIYKSNPDEINSGEKSNFLRHIIYKFNTKVKKYNLPFAPNQNVINPISIEKTNLINKRLHEICMNGISPSSIHLYNYDPILFYYNKILKIENFKSNSYKTNIGNIVHGILKTLYISEIESFLTLKKIKKIKGIINNKIIDFFYNKKNIFSFEETSKITMFLIEDYIKKFILLDEKLIKKGNKIFINKIEQKFSTCLNIKKSRNIILHGIIDRVDQYNGINRIIDYKIGKFHLKEINISNYNIKKIFEHPKYHNIMQLIFYIYLWFKYDIKNQKSPVAITIISPNKNNIISKILINFFDEKKPYIMYKDYIKNFLPFLTKRIKNILDVKKSIKENI
- the leuB gene encoding 3-isopropylmalate dehydrogenase; its protein translation is MNKYIAIIEGDGIGPEIMKQALKVLNAITKKYGHKFYYKKFLVGGASIDKENNPITDKTINDCIKSDSVLFGCVGDNKYNSYPTGMRPEDGLLKLRKKMNLYCNIRPIICFSGIDNSPIKKKYINKSDFLIYRELTGGIYFGKKGRSENYAYDYCSYSKKEIERIAKIAFENSLVRKKKLTLVDKSNVLETSKLWRKVVHEVSLDYPNVKLNFLYIDNATIQIITRPNQFDVILTDNMFGDILSDESSIITGSLGLLPSASIGENHKSMFEPVHGSYPEAKGKNIANPIGCILSVGMMLNHFGMYKEKNLLYQAVKNSILCKVSTEDINKSNPSNTEDVGNYITKYILNH
- the leuD gene encoding 3-isopropylmalate dehydratase small subunit is translated as MEKFNTVISTIVPIEINNIDTDQIIPSRYLKKVDRTGYGKYLFIDWRKKEKNFILNLDKFYGSILLSGNNFGCGSSREHAVWAILDYGFKVVISNSFADIFKDNALNNGLLTIEISKTFIKRLFNLIKLNHKIKIKVDLLNQIISIIETNENEYFYIHPYKKNCFLNGYDDIDFLLSIKNDIINFEKNRKISF